A single genomic interval of Primulina huaijiensis isolate GDHJ02 chromosome 7, ASM1229523v2, whole genome shotgun sequence harbors:
- the LOC140981790 gene encoding uncharacterized protein, with the protein MEGSGNERLDPFFNCVQAVKNVVSPLESNFRKIAKNFENCVFGVPRNGYLNICADDTAIELVRRHCSAGSSINHHGAVNGDVKKNANFPVEIFTGLFARNCGNDLLSNASVCANGVENLKEMCGGDNDWKVGRNLNGNVLHFEMAWSVLTDGFFSFSHNPIQDRKSEIREKKLMVKGGRGACINGFSSNLKFGRVKGVPLSIILVPSVTDTKDEGINSAADQNGSEADSPQKLDQELLDVPLSNKEGFGPVLSTISPTELSRLLPSIRRSLEEDHPDKKKLLIAQAFFRYTEAEGKNLFQELNRDDDGQVSFQSLEVAIRKHKLPKSHDREFMYHSRSYLLPLKRLQKDSQRILSEAANVGAVSPNVEIPADSVFKSALAGGISCSLSAAIMHPIDTIKTQVQASTLSFSEILSMVPQLGVQGLYKGSIPAILGQFSSHGLRTGICEASKCVLIKFAPTLPEIQVQSLSSFCSTFLGTIMRIPCEVLKQRLQVGLYGNVGEAIVGTWQQNGLKGFFRGTGMTLCREIPFYVAGSSIYDESKKAAQKLLGRELQPWETVVVGALSGGFTAVLTTPFDVIKTRMMTASEGQSAAFSVVLFSILRHEGPLGLFKGAIPRFFWVAPLGAMNFAGYELIRKAMD; encoded by the exons ATGGAGGGGTCTGGAAATGAACGATTGGATCCCTTTTTTAATTGTGTTCAGGCAGTCAAGAATGTGGTTTCGCCTCTAGAATCCAATTTTCGAAAGATAGCAAAGAATTTTGAGAATTGCGTTTTTGGGGTTCCCAGAAATGGCTATTTAAATATTTGTGCCGATGACACTGCTATCGAGCTTGTGAGGAGACACTGCAGTGCCGGTTCAAGTATCAATCATCATGGAGCTGTTAATGGTGATGTAAAGAAAAATGCAAACTTTCCCGTGGAAATATTCACTGGACTGTTTGCAAGAAATTGTGGAAATGATTTACTTAGTAATGCTAGTGTTTGTGCTAACggagttgagaatttgaaagaGATGTGTGGAGGCGATAATGATTGGAAAGTAGGCAGGAATTTGAATGGGAATGTTCTGCACTTTGAAATGGCATGGTCTGTTCTGACTGACGGTTTTTTTAGCTTCTCTCATAATCCAATCCAGGATAGGAAAAGTGAAATTAGGGAGAAGAAATTGATGGTTAAAG GTGGTAGAGGAGCATGTATAAATGGATTTTCGAGTAACCTGAAGTTTGGGCGAGTGAAAGGTGTGCCACTGAGTATTATTTTGGTTCCTTCAGTGACTGACACGAAGGATGAAGGGATTAATAGTGCTGCTGACCAGAATGGCAGTGAAGCCGATTCGCCTCAGAAGTTGGATCAGGAGTTACTTGATGTTCCTTTGTCTAATAAAGAAGGTTTCGGACCAGTTCTGTCCACCATATCACCGACAGAATTATCCAGACTTCTGCCTTCCATAAGGAGATCGTTGGAAGAAGATCATCCTGACAAGAAGAAACTGTTAATAGCCCAGGCTTTCTTCAGATATACAGAGGCTGAAG GAAAGAATCTTTTTCAGGAATTGAACAGAGATGATGATGGGCAAGTTTCTTTTCAAAGTCTTGAAGTTGCTATCAGAAAGCATAAATTGCCTAAGAGTCATGATCGTGAATTTATGTATCATTCAAGGAGTTACTTGCTGCCATTGAAACGGCTTCAAAAAGACTCACA AAGGATTTTGTCTGAAGCTGCTAATGTGGGTGCTGTTTCTCCGAATGTGGAAATACCTGCTGATAGTGTTTTTAAATCAGCGTTGGCTGGAGGAATATCTTGTTCATTATCTGCCGCTATAATGCACCCCATTGACACAATTAAG ACACAGGTCCAAGCTTCAACCCTTAGCTTCTCAGAAATTTTATCGATGGTTCCTCAACTTGGAGTCCAGGGATTATATAAGGGGTCAATTCCAGCTATTTTAGGGCAATTTTCAAG CCATGGATTGCGAACTGGAATCTGCGAAGCAAGCAAGTgtgttttaataaaatttgcGCCGACACTTCCAGAAATACAG GTTCAATCTCTGTCATCATTCTGCAGCACATTTCTTGGAACAATAATGAGGATTCCATGTGAGGTGTTGAAACAAAGGTTGCAGGTTGGCCTATACGGCAATGTGGGAGAAGCTATTGTTGGAACTTGGCAGCAAAATGGTCTCAAGGGTTTTTTTCGTGGAACTGGGATGACCTTATGCCGAGAGATTCCATTCTATGTTGCCGGCTCAAGCATTTATGATGAATCCAAGAAG GCTGCTCAGAAGCTTCTTGGACGGGAGCTACAACCATGGGAAACAGTTGTTGTTGGAGCTTTGTCTGGTGGGTTTACTGCTGTGTTGACGACTCCTTTTGACGTAATAAAGACGAGGATGATGACTGCTTCTGAGGGCCAATCTGCAGCATTCTCAGTCGTGTTGTTCTCCATCTTACGTCATGAAGGGCCTCTCGGATTATTCAAAGGAGCCATTCCTCGGTTCTTCTGGGTTGCTCCACTGGGTGCCATGAATTTTGCTGGCTATGAACTCATAAGAAAAGCGATGGACTGA